One genomic window of Athene noctua chromosome 39, bAthNoc1.hap1.1, whole genome shotgun sequence includes the following:
- the OTUD5 gene encoding OTU domain-containing protein 5, with the protein MTILPKKKPVPAPDGDGDSGPDAGPERGADAGPERGPGGVGESVGPGGVGGPRPRASPPPPLRGWAGLPAAGSPPPAGPGGPVGGGPVTGDGPGSLLGLEAAALGLPEPRGPGSGGGGGGPGHSKRRRRGGAGPSGGPGGGGPGCGGPGGMGLGLGMGPGGSPGPDEAGGGYNSEDEYEAGRVEMDPATAEQEHRFEKALREKKGFIIKRMKEDGACLFRAVADQVYGDQDMHEVVRKHCMDYLVRHWEGAVGH; encoded by the exons ATGACCATCCTTCCAAAGAAGAAGCCGGTGCCGGCGCCCGACGGCGACGGCGACTCAGGCCCGGACGCCGGCCCTGAGCGCGGCGCGGACGCTGGCCCCGAGCGCGGCCCCGGTGGCGTGGGCGAGTCCGTCGGCCCCGGCGGTGTTGGCGGGCCTCGGCCCAGGGcttcgccgccgccgccgctgcggggcTGGGCCGGCCTGCCGGCCGCCGGCTCGCCCCCCCCTGCCGGTCCTGGCGGCCCTGTCGGTGGCGGCCCCGTTACGGGGGACGGGCCCGGgtcgctgctggggctggaggcggcggcgctggggctgcccgagccccgcggccccggcagtggcggcggcggcggcggccccggacACAGcaagcggcggcggcgcggaggggccgggcccAGTGGTGGCCCCGGCGGTGGTGGCCCCGGCTGCGGCGGGCCTGGCGGGATGGGCCTCGGGCTGGGTATGGGCCCTGGTGGCAGCCCCGGCCCCGACGAGGCAGGAGGCGGCTACAACAGCGAGGACGAGTATGAGGCCGGGCGGGTGGAGATGGACCCggccacagcagagcag GAGCACCGGTTCGAGAAGGCGCTGCGGGAGAAGAAAGGCTTCATCATCAAGCGCATGAAGGAGGATGGTGCCTGCCTCTTCCGGGCAGTGG CTGACCAGGTGTACGGAGACCAGGACATGCACGAGGTGGTCCGCAAGCACTGCATGGACTATCTTGTAAGGCACTGGGAGGGAGCCGTGGGGCACTGA